In a genomic window of Occallatibacter riparius:
- a CDS encoding response regulator transcription factor, whose translation MAMESRDKMVAVIEDDESYRIAVQRLLKSAGLLVQAFDSAEAFLNSGRQHDTGCLITDIRMPGMSGLELQSKLNSDRCPIPTIFITAHGDEKMRMQAMRAGAVKFFTKPFDGEALLESVRAALAS comes from the coding sequence CAGGGACAAAATGGTGGCCGTAATCGAAGACGACGAATCGTATCGAATCGCCGTGCAGCGTTTGCTCAAATCGGCAGGTCTCTTGGTACAGGCGTTTGACTCTGCCGAAGCCTTCCTGAACTCTGGCCGGCAACACGACACTGGCTGTCTCATCACTGATATCAGAATGCCAGGTATGTCTGGGCTTGAGCTTCAATCCAAGCTGAACTCTGATCGCTGCCCAATCCCGACCATCTTCATTACCGCACACGGCGACGAAAAGATGCGAATGCAGGCAATGCGCGCCGGCGCAGTCAAATTTTTCACTAAGCCTTTTGACGGTGAAGCTCTACTTGAATCCGTTCGTGCAGCCCTAGCAAGTTGA